In the genome of Pediococcus claussenii ATCC BAA-344, one region contains:
- the mgtE gene encoding magnesium transporter: MENYQKNFEKLKLYLKENDREQFRTAFFELHKFDQGRFFSGLTESERKAVYIYLNPEEIADTFDELDEDPGEIAGYLDEMPARYAAQMLSEMFSDNEADILGVVRQDKLSRLLNYMDPSDSARIKQLLDYKDQTAGALMTTEFVSIPTGFTIGEAMHQVRQEAEYAETISYIYVVNEVDHLVGVLSVRDLIVNSDDAFIDQIMTTNVLSVDVNEVQSNIATQIRDYNFVATPVVDDKNKLLGIITVDDIIDVIDEESADDYTKLAGISSEERATSTLWASLKSRLPTLILLLLLGLLSSKLISYYGNLLREKSVLAMFMTLVMGTAGNAGTQSLAVFTSKISNGLEGKHQGRLFFNEILTAFFSGVVVGVLGYLIVGIWQQDFTEGLSIGLSIATATFLSDIFGSLIPLFLNKFKFNPSLANGPFISTLSDLTSLFVYFNFAMIFFGLMR; this comes from the coding sequence GTGGAGAATTATCAAAAGAATTTCGAAAAATTAAAACTATATTTAAAAGAAAACGATCGCGAACAATTTAGAACCGCATTTTTTGAACTTCACAAATTCGATCAGGGACGTTTTTTTAGTGGCTTAACTGAAAGCGAAAGAAAAGCGGTATATATTTATTTGAATCCAGAAGAAATTGCGGATACATTTGATGAATTAGATGAAGATCCAGGAGAAATTGCGGGGTATTTGGATGAAATGCCAGCACGATATGCTGCGCAAATGTTGTCAGAGATGTTTTCAGATAATGAAGCAGATATTTTGGGAGTGGTTAGACAAGATAAGCTATCAAGATTGCTTAACTACATGGATCCTTCAGATTCTGCAAGGATTAAACAACTTTTAGATTATAAGGATCAAACTGCAGGTGCTCTGATGACAACAGAGTTCGTTTCGATTCCAACTGGTTTTACAATTGGGGAAGCCATGCATCAAGTCAGACAAGAAGCTGAATATGCAGAGACCATTTCGTATATTTATGTTGTGAATGAAGTTGATCACTTGGTTGGAGTCTTATCAGTGCGAGATCTGATTGTAAATTCAGATGATGCATTTATAGATCAAATAATGACGACTAATGTACTATCCGTTGATGTGAATGAAGTGCAGAGTAATATTGCGACACAAATTCGGGATTATAATTTTGTTGCAACACCTGTAGTGGATGATAAAAATAAGTTGTTAGGCATTATTACAGTCGATGATATCATCGATGTTATTGACGAGGAGTCAGCTGATGATTATACAAAATTAGCTGGAATTAGTTCCGAAGAAAGAGCGACTTCGACTTTATGGGCTTCACTTAAAAGCCGGCTTCCTACTTTGATATTGTTGCTTTTGCTAGGCTTATTAAGTTCAAAGTTAATTAGCTACTATGGAAACTTACTACGCGAAAAGAGTGTTCTGGCAATGTTCATGACGTTAGTAATGGGAACCGCAGGTAACGCTGGAACGCAAAGTTTAGCGGTGTTTACTAGTAAAATTTCCAATGGACTTGAAGGAAAACATCAAGGAAGGCTATTTTTTAATGAAATTTTGACAGCTTTTTTTTCTGGAGTTGTGGTTGGAGTATTAGGTTATTTGATTGTTGGAATTTGGCAGCAAGATTTTACAGAAGGATTATCGATTGGACTATCAATTGCAACTGCAACCTTTTTGTCCGACATTTTTGGAAGCTTAATTCCACTCTTTTTGAATAAGTTTAAGTTTAATCCCTCTTTAGCAAATGGACCTTTTATTTCAACATTAAGTGATTTAACATCACTTTTTGTTTATTTCAACTTTGCTATGATTTTTTTTGGATTAATGCGGTAA
- a CDS encoding adenylosuccinate synthase: MSVSVVIGSQWGDEGKGKIIDLLGQSANFTVRYSGGDNAGHSLVVGNQHLALSLVPSGILNQDATCVLGNGVVINPKTLLDEITQLNDLGIKTEHLRISDRAHVILPYHILQDQQQERELSKLGKPIGTTNKGIGPAYMDKMQRIGIRVTDLIDYSILEEKLKFNFEQKKRLIDEDLWNEMPTLEQIIKEYSHMGVLLAPLITDTTDLLNTGIQNGEKILLEGAQGAMLDIDHGTYPFVTSSNPTAGGSSIGSGIGPTNINKVIGVAKAYVSRVGEGPFPTEQLNSIGNKIREKAHEYGTVTNRPRRIGWFDGVMMKYVSEVNGFTDLVINCLDILSGIKTIKICTGYKTADGKIIDYYPASDKLLQAMTPQYLSLPGWSEDITNITSFDALPQNAQNFLKSIEKITKVQISAFSVGADRSKTIKINDLW, encoded by the coding sequence ATGTCAGTTTCAGTTGTAATTGGAAGTCAATGGGGCGATGAAGGAAAAGGTAAAATAATTGATCTGTTAGGACAGTCTGCAAACTTTACTGTTCGATATTCAGGCGGAGATAACGCTGGACATTCTTTAGTGGTTGGAAATCAGCATTTAGCTCTCAGCCTTGTCCCTTCCGGAATTCTTAATCAAGACGCTACATGTGTGTTAGGAAATGGGGTTGTGATTAATCCTAAGACATTATTAGACGAAATAACTCAGTTAAATGATTTGGGCATTAAAACTGAACATCTAAGAATTTCAGATCGTGCGCATGTTATATTGCCCTATCATATTTTGCAAGATCAGCAGCAAGAACGTGAGCTCAGCAAATTGGGAAAGCCAATAGGTACCACAAACAAAGGAATTGGCCCAGCTTACATGGATAAAATGCAACGAATTGGAATTAGGGTTACCGATCTTATTGATTATTCTATCCTTGAAGAAAAGCTTAAATTTAACTTTGAGCAGAAAAAGCGTTTGATTGATGAGGATTTATGGAATGAGATGCCCACTTTAGAACAGATTATTAAGGAGTATTCGCATATGGGCGTTCTTCTTGCTCCCTTGATAACAGATACCACTGATCTTTTAAATACAGGTATTCAGAATGGTGAAAAAATCCTTTTAGAAGGAGCTCAGGGAGCTATGTTAGACATTGATCATGGTACATATCCCTTCGTGACCTCTTCTAACCCAACCGCTGGTGGCTCCTCAATCGGAAGTGGAATAGGTCCAACTAATATAAATAAAGTCATTGGTGTTGCAAAAGCATACGTTTCTCGCGTTGGAGAAGGACCATTTCCAACTGAACAGTTAAATTCGATTGGTAATAAAATTAGGGAAAAAGCTCACGAATATGGAACTGTAACTAATCGTCCTCGTAGGATTGGATGGTTTGACGGAGTAATGATGAAATACGTTTCTGAAGTGAATGGCTTTACTGACTTAGTAATTAATTGCCTTGATATCCTTTCTGGAATTAAAACAATTAAAATTTGTACCGGCTATAAAACCGCTGATGGAAAAATCATTGATTATTATCCTGCTTCCGACAAATTGCTCCAAGCTATGACGCCGCAATATTTGTCTTTACCTGGTTGGTCAGAGGATATTACAAATATTACATCCTTCGATGCATTGCCACAAAACGCACAAAATTTCTTGAAAAGCATTGAAAAAATCACAAAGGTACAAATCAGCGCATTCTCTGTAGGTGCAGATCGTTCTAAAACCATAAAAATTAATGACCTGTGGTAA